A genome region from Cucurbita pepo subsp. pepo cultivar mu-cu-16 chromosome LG02, ASM280686v2, whole genome shotgun sequence includes the following:
- the LOC111787982 gene encoding uncharacterized protein LOC111787982: MITKERKPNEEYLVSINAGKRQNLKMGYFGAAAAAAEEVEVESCGGGGGDDEAKRKLDHYVIELHDGAPAEILEHANSNNNCSLSAAEMESLAALCDTFLPSVVNTADGSAAMFFETSASAAGTPEKVNK, translated from the coding sequence atgattaCGAAGGAAAGAAAACCAAACGAGGAATATCTCGTTTCAATCAACGCTGGAAAGCGACAAAACCTAAAAATGGGATATTTCGgtgcggcggcggcggcggcggaggaggtggaggtggagagttgcggtggtggtggtggcgaCGACGAAGCTAAACGGAAACTCGACCACTATGTCATAGAGCTTCACGACGGAGCACCGGCGGAAATTTTAGAGCATGCAAACTCAAACAACAATTGCTCTCTCTCCGCTGCCGAGATGGAGTCTCTCGCCGCTCTCTGTGACACATTCTTGCCGTCGGTTGTCAACACCGCCGACGGATCCGCCGCTATGTTCTTTGAAAcctccgcctccgccgccgGAACTCCCGaaaaggtaaataaataa
- the LOC111787984 gene encoding long-chain-alcohol oxidase FAO4A-like → MGYFGAAAAAAEEVEVESCGGGGGDDEAKRKLDHYVIELHDGAPAEILEHANSNNNCSLSAAEMESLAALCDTFLPSVVNTADGSAAMFFETSASAAGTPEKVGKMIKERVKHPKKWLVRVSLWMLSTWYGTYILCGNRSLSHHFPYFQTFPKLSQTKREQIVVSWSLSYFFLLRMWFRTIKIFCLLTFFTQVDDKTNNISWQAIDYPGADPQFKAKTKQLEASNQKENDRSREVEEDKEELYGPLFKGIVNLDNQQAAAAAAEALRKFGFPVTLLSPMIKASSPSMIIKCDAVVVGSGSGGGVVAGVLANAGYKVVVLEKGSYCARTNLSLLEGPAMEEMYLSSGLVATDNMNVLVLAGSTVGGGSTVNWSASIQTPSHVTREWSDEYELELFSSNLYKEAMEVVCKKMGVQSEIHNEGFNNAVLRKGCEELGYHAINIPRNSTSDHYCGWCCLGCKDGRKKGTAETWLVDLVRSGNGVILPGCEAINIRKEKNDGSERNRAKGVAFEFGCGSGVKQVCLVESKVTIVACGALSTPPLLLRSGLRNPNIGKNLHLHPVTMAWGHFPAETDKPWPEEHKKSYEGGIMTAMCNIRSEPDQEPGSGGAVIQTPALHPGLFSILMPWLSGSNIKQRMRKFSRTAHVFVLARDKGSGTVKSPNCISYNMEEVDEENLQKGLEKALKILAAAGAEEIGTHHNKGRSINVKKVSYREYEKFVKEESSRALKDLKTPICSAHQMGSCRMGIGARDSVVDQRGETWEVEGLFIADSSVFPTALGVNPMVTVQAIAYCTAQSVLETLKRKRN, encoded by the exons ATGGGATATTTCGgtgcggcggcggcggcggcggaggaggtggaggtggagagttgcggtggtggtggtggcgaCGACGAAGCTAAACGGAAACTCGACCACTATGTCATAGAGCTTCACGACGGAGCACCGGCGGAAATTTTAGAGCATGCAAACTCAAACAACAATTGCTCTCTCTCCGCTGCCGAGATGGAGTCTCTCGCCGCTCTCTGTGACACATTCTTGCCGTCGGTTGTCAACACCGCCGACGGATCCGCCGCTATGTTCTTTGAAAcctccgcctccgccgccgGAACTCCCGaaaag GTAGGGAAGATGATAAAGGAGAGAGTGAAGCATCCAAAGAAATGGTTGGTAAGAGTGAGCCTATGGATGCTATCAACATGGTATGGGACGTACATTCTTTGTGGGAATAGAAGCCTTTCCCACCATTTCCCATACTTCCAGACCTTTCCAAAGCTTTCCCAAACCAAAAGGGAACAAATTGTGGTTTCATGGTCTCTAAGctatttcttccttctcaGAATGTGGTTCAGAACCATCAAGATCTTCTGTCTCCTTACATTCTTCACAcag GTTGATGATAAAACGAACAACATATCATGGCAAGCAATAGACTACCCGGGAGCGGACCCCCAATTCAAAGCCAAAACTAAGCAGTTAGAAGCATCAAACCAGAAGGAAAATGACAGATCAAGAGAAGTTGAGGAAGATAAAGAAGAGCTTTACGGACCTCTATTCAAAGGCATTGTCAATCTCGACAACCAacaagcagcagcagcagcagcagaagcACTTAGAAAGTTTGGATTTCCAGTCACTCTTCTATCCCCAATGATCAAAGCTTCCAGCCCTTCAATGATCATCAAGTGCGACGCGGTGGTCGTCGGGTCTGGGTCGGGTGGCGGAGTGGTGGCTGGAGTGCTTGCCAATGCAGGGTACAAAGTGGTTGTATTAGAGAAAGGAAGCTATTGTGCAAGAACAAATCTGTCACTCCTTGAAGGACCAGCCATGGAAGAAATGTACCTTTCAAGTGGGTTAGTAGCAACTGATAACATGAATGTGCTTGTCCTTGCAGGCTCTACTGTTGGTGGAGGCTCCACAGTGAATTGGTCAGCTTCAATTCAAACACCAAGCCATGTAACAAGAGAATGGTCAGATGAGTATGAATTGGAGCTGTTCAGCAGCAATTTATACAAGGAAGCAATGGAAGTTGTGTGCAAGAAAATGGGAGTTCAATCAGAAATTCACAATGAAGGGTTTAACAATGCAGTTTTAAGAAAAGGGTGTGAAGAATTGGGTTACCATGCTATCAATATTCCTAGAAATTCAACTTCTGATCATTACTGTGGCTGGTGCTGTCTAGGCTGCAAAGATGGGAGAAAGAAGGGCACTGCAGAGACATGGCTTGTGGACTTGGTGAGGTCGGGAAATGGCGTGATACTTCCCGGCTGCGAAGCCATTAATATCAGGAAGGAGAAGAACGACGGGAGCGAACGCAACAGAGCGAAAGGTGTTGCGTTCGAGTTCGGGTGTGGTTCAGGAGTGAAACAGGTGTGCTTGGTTGAGTCCAAGGTGACTATAGTAGCATGTGGGGCTCTCAGTACTCCTCCATTGTTGCTAAGAAGCGGCTTGAGGAATCCAAATATTGGCAAAAACTTGCATCTTCATCCTGTAACAATGGCGTGGGGCCATTTCCCTGCAGAAACTG ATAAACCATGGCCAGAGGAACACAAAAAAAGCTATGAAGGTGGGATAATGACAGCCATGTGCAACATTAGATCAGAACCAGATCAAGAACCTGGAAGTGGAGGAGCAGTAATTCAGACACCAGCATTGCACCCAGGACTCTTCTCAATCTTAATGCCATGGCTCTCTGGGTCAAATATAAAGCAAAGAATGCGCAAATTTTCCAGGACAGCCCATGTATTTGTATTGGCAAGAGATAAAGGATCAGGAACAGTCAAATCTCCAAACTGTATCAGCTACAATATGGAGGAAGTGGACGAAGAGAATCTACAGAAAGGACTAGAGAAggctttgaaaattttggcgGCAGCTGGGGCAGAGGAAATAGGGACCCACCATAACAAGGGAAGAAGCATAAATGTGAAGAAAGTGAGTTACCGTGAGTATGAGAAGTTTGTGAAAGAGGAAAGTTCAAGGGCATTGAAGGATTTGAAGACGCCAATCTGTTCGGCTCACCAAATGGGAAGTTGCAGAATGGGAATTGGAGCAAGGGATTCTGTGGTGGATCAGAGAGGGGAAACATGGGAAGTGGAAGGGCTCTTTATTGCTGATTCCAGTGTTTTTCCAACTGCTTTGGGAGTGAATCCAATGGTTACTGTTCAGGCTATTGCTTATTGCACTGCACAATCCGTCCTTGAAACTCTtaagaggaagagaaattgA
- the LOC111787983 gene encoding protein decapping 5-like: MNEKFKKDEEERHWAIPRAKPAYNKDEFFDTISCNSLERGSRNGHSRFSRPMKFGSETSGGLPHMGGNVGYGVRRGWLFLPMAAENMVEAPLMRTNRAAPTNIRSFTT; encoded by the exons ATGAACGAGAAGTTCAAGAAGGACGAGGAAGAGAGACATTGGGCGATACCTAGAGCTAAG CCTGCATATAACAAGGATGAATTCTTCGATACAATTTCCTGCAATTCTCTTGAACGTGGATCAAGGAATGGACACAGCCGTTTCTCTAGGCCAATGAAATTTGGCTCCGAG ACAAGCGGAGGCCTTCCACATATGGGCGGCAATGTTGGCTATGGCGTTAGACGCG GGTGGCTCTTCCTTCCAATGGCGGCGGAGAATATGGTGGAGGCCCCATTAATGAGAACCAATAGGGCCGCGCCAACAAATATTCGGTCTTTCACCACATAG